From the genome of Amycolatopsis sp. NBC_01488, one region includes:
- a CDS encoding carbohydrate-binding protein, giving the protein MSFLRRIAGAGAALAIAASGLVLSQSPALALENGLLRTPPMGFNNWNSTQCKADFNETMIRGIADLFVSKGLKDVGYTYVNIDDCWALPDRNAKGDLVPDPARFPHGIKALADYVHGQGLKFGIYTSAGTHTCNKAGFPGALGHEQQDANLFASWGVDYLKYDNCNNQGVDAQQRYKAMRDALAKSGRAIAYSICEWGQNQPWTWAAPVGNLWRTTGDISDKWSSMISKAQANRGLAQYAGPGHWNDPDMLEVGNGGMTAAEYRTHFSLWAMMAAPLLIGSDLRKVSDDSFSILKNTDVIALDQDSLGKQATVLSATGGLVVYSKVLANGDRAVALSNETSATATISTSASATGIGSASSYSLKDLWSKAVRTTSGSISASVPAHATVLYRVSRAGGSTRYEAESATLSVGGTVDSNHAGFSGTGFANGANAVGSYVEWQVTGPASALTFGYANGTAAARPVDITVDGTVVATAVPFPATGAWTTWSTVTRPVALGAGPHTVRLTATAADGPANLDYLDLAS; this is encoded by the coding sequence ATGTCCTTTCTCCGGCGAATCGCGGGCGCGGGCGCCGCGCTCGCGATCGCGGCCAGCGGTCTCGTCCTGTCCCAGTCCCCGGCGCTCGCCCTCGAGAACGGGCTCCTGCGCACGCCGCCGATGGGGTTCAACAACTGGAACTCCACGCAGTGCAAGGCGGACTTCAACGAGACGATGATCAGAGGTATCGCCGACCTGTTCGTCAGCAAGGGGCTCAAGGACGTCGGCTACACCTACGTCAACATCGACGACTGCTGGGCGCTGCCGGATCGGAACGCGAAGGGCGACCTCGTCCCCGACCCGGCGCGCTTCCCGCACGGCATCAAGGCGCTGGCCGACTACGTGCACGGGCAGGGCCTGAAGTTCGGCATCTACACCAGTGCGGGCACCCACACGTGCAACAAGGCCGGCTTCCCCGGCGCGCTCGGCCACGAGCAGCAGGACGCGAACCTCTTCGCCTCCTGGGGCGTCGACTACCTGAAGTACGACAACTGCAACAACCAGGGCGTCGACGCGCAGCAGCGCTACAAGGCGATGCGGGACGCGCTCGCGAAGTCCGGTCGCGCCATCGCGTACTCCATCTGCGAGTGGGGCCAGAACCAGCCGTGGACGTGGGCCGCGCCGGTCGGGAACCTGTGGCGCACCACCGGTGACATCTCCGACAAGTGGTCGAGCATGATCTCGAAGGCCCAGGCGAACCGCGGCCTGGCGCAGTACGCCGGGCCCGGGCACTGGAACGACCCGGACATGCTGGAAGTCGGCAACGGCGGCATGACCGCGGCGGAGTACCGCACGCACTTCAGCCTGTGGGCGATGATGGCGGCGCCGCTGCTCATCGGCAGCGACCTGCGGAAGGTGTCCGACGACAGCTTCTCGATCCTGAAGAACACCGACGTCATCGCGCTCGACCAGGACTCGCTCGGCAAGCAGGCGACGGTGCTCAGCGCGACCGGCGGCCTGGTCGTCTACAGCAAGGTCCTGGCCAACGGCGACCGCGCGGTGGCGCTGTCCAACGAGACGTCGGCCACGGCGACGATCAGCACCTCGGCCTCGGCGACCGGGATCGGCAGCGCGTCGTCATATTCGCTGAAAGACTTGTGGAGCAAGGCTGTCCGCACGACTTCGGGGTCGATCAGCGCCTCGGTGCCCGCGCACGCGACGGTACTGTACCGGGTTTCTCGCGCCGGCGGTTCCACTCGTTACGAAGCCGAATCGGCCACCCTGTCGGTGGGCGGCACGGTGGACTCGAACCACGCGGGCTTCTCGGGGACCGGCTTCGCGAACGGCGCCAACGCGGTGGGCAGCTACGTCGAGTGGCAGGTGACGGGGCCGGCGTCGGCGCTGACGTTCGGCTACGCGAACGGCACGGCGGCGGCGCGCCCGGTGGACATCACGGTCGACGGCACGGTGGTGGCGACGGCCGTACCGTTTCCGGCGACCGGCGCGTGGACGACGTGGAGCACGGTGACACGTCCGGTGGCCTTGGGTGCGGGTCCGCACACGGTCCGCCTGACCGCGACGGCCGCGGACGGCCCGGCGAACCTCGACTACCTGGATTTGGCGTCGTAG
- a CDS encoding winged helix-turn-helix transcriptional regulator encodes MTGTTPELACPIAPVVDIVFSRWTTPILWALNEYGRQRFVELQRSIATITPKVLTQRLRQLERDGLVVRTYHAEVPPRVEYEISELGRSLGPLFASLAEWSPNLGKVEQARQAYDAKSR; translated from the coding sequence GTGACCGGAACCACACCCGAGCTCGCCTGCCCGATCGCCCCGGTCGTCGACATCGTCTTCAGCCGGTGGACGACGCCGATCCTGTGGGCGCTCAACGAATACGGGCGCCAGCGGTTCGTCGAGCTGCAGCGCAGCATCGCCACGATCACCCCGAAGGTGCTCACCCAGCGGCTGCGGCAGCTCGAGCGCGACGGCCTCGTCGTCCGGACCTACCACGCCGAGGTGCCGCCGCGCGTCGAGTACGAGATCAGCGAGCTGGGCCGCAGCCTCGGGCCGCTGTTCGCCAGCCTCGCCGAATGGTCACCCAACCTCGGCAAGGTCGAGCAGGCGCGCCAGGCCTACGACGCCAAATCCAGGTAG
- a CDS encoding HAMP domain-containing protein has translation MTTESQSEAAALERLLVAVRDLGDGNFRRRLVPHGDGISAQLAVAFNDIAERNQRLVSELLRVRAAVGQDGRLSERVEAEVGPGGWSTAVESVNGLVEDLTRPTIELDRVLGAVAEGDLSQPMTLTLDGRPLQGAYATLAKTVNGLIAQLSRFAAEVTRLSREIAGEGRLGGQAVVPGVSGTWRDLTDSVNFMADNLTEQVRNIAQVTTAVARGDLTQKINVDARGEILELKNTINTMVDQLSSFADEVTRVSREVGSDGKLGGQAQVAGVAGTWRDLTDSVNQMADNLTDQVRGISLVATAVANGDLTKKIDVDARGEILQLKNTLNTMVDQLSAFAGEVTRVAREVGSEGKLGGQAEVAGAAGTWRSLTDSVNQMADNLTDQVRNISHVTTAVAKGDLTQKITVDARGEILELKTTMNTMVDQLSAFADEVTRVAREVGTEGQLGGQAQVPGVAGTWRDLTGSVNFMANNLTTQVRNIAQVATAVARGDLTQKIAVDARGEILELKTTLNTMVDQLSAFADEVTRVAREVGTEGKLGGQATVPGVAGTWKDLTDNVNFMANNLTDQVRNIATVTSAVAKGDLTQKISVDARGEILELKTTLNTMVDQLSAFADEVTRVAREVGTEGKLGGQATVRGVAGTWKDLTDNVNVMATNLTDQVRSIATVAAGVANGDLSKKISIDAQGEVAALAETLNGMVETLRAFADEVTRVSREVGTEGILGGQARVPGVAGTWKDLTENVNFMAHNLTSQVRNISQVTTAVAKGDLTKKIDVDARGEILELKTTMNTMVDQLSAFASEVTRVAREVGTEGKLGGQAEVDGVSGTWQRLTESVNQLAGNLTTQVRAIAQVATAVTAGDLTRHITVDASGEVADLKDNINQMIANLKETTRTNREQDWLKTNLAQLSGRMQGHRDLASVAALILSELAPLVRAQQGAFFLARDDDRDGTVLECIAAYGLAQSRAGLRFAMGESLIGQAAVDQRTILVQDAPPEYALVSSGLGSASPVNLIVLPVLFQGEVLGVLELASVNEFSTVHQDLLEQLRHTIGVNVNTILSNSRTEALLTESQRLAQELRARSEQLQAQQGELRRSNTELAEKAALLAQQNRDIEVKNSEIEQARQELEERAGQLTVASQYKTEFMANMSHELRTPLNSALILAKLLSENPEGNLTEKQIQFAKTIYAAGSDLQQLINDILDLAKVEAGRLDMQMSDITLPELVDYVESLCRPLTADKGLDFAVHIDPPVPGSVHTDEHRLQQILRNLLSNAAKFTDEGSVRLHIRAADPAEVEQEALRNAPGIIAFAVEDTGIGIPEEKLAVIFEAFRQADGTTSRKYGGTGLGLNISQQLTELLGGELRVVSEPGVGSTFTLYLPVAAANLVDPAVTALSSPRLPAVPSTVLVAAPDVTPKRFHGEKVLIVDDDLRNVFALAAVLEQAGLEVVYAETGVDGIRALERHEDTALVLMDVMMPELDGNATIAAIRAEAVNADLPVIAVTAKATPEDRARTLASGADDYITKPVDTDKLLDVIAASLEADAASFGGAGDGNRTRVASLED, from the coding sequence ATGACAACGGAATCCCAGAGCGAGGCGGCGGCGCTGGAGCGGCTGCTCGTGGCGGTGCGGGATCTCGGGGACGGCAACTTCCGCCGGCGGCTCGTGCCGCACGGCGACGGCATCTCGGCGCAGCTCGCGGTCGCGTTCAACGACATCGCCGAGCGCAACCAGCGGCTGGTCAGCGAACTGCTGCGGGTGCGCGCGGCCGTCGGCCAGGACGGCAGGCTCAGCGAGCGGGTGGAGGCCGAGGTCGGCCCCGGCGGCTGGAGCACCGCCGTCGAGAGCGTCAACGGCCTGGTCGAGGACCTCACGCGCCCCACGATCGAGCTGGACCGAGTGCTCGGCGCGGTCGCGGAGGGTGACCTTTCCCAGCCGATGACCCTGACGCTCGACGGCCGTCCGCTCCAGGGCGCGTACGCGACGCTGGCCAAGACGGTCAACGGCCTCATCGCGCAGCTGTCGAGGTTCGCCGCCGAGGTGACGAGGCTCTCGCGCGAGATCGCGGGTGAGGGACGTCTCGGCGGCCAGGCGGTCGTCCCGGGCGTGTCCGGCACCTGGCGCGACCTCACCGACTCGGTCAACTTCATGGCCGACAACCTCACCGAGCAGGTCCGCAACATCGCCCAGGTCACCACCGCCGTCGCCCGCGGCGACCTGACCCAGAAGATCAACGTCGACGCCCGCGGCGAGATCCTCGAGCTGAAGAACACCATCAACACCATGGTCGACCAGCTCTCGTCGTTCGCCGACGAGGTCACCCGCGTCTCGCGCGAGGTCGGTTCGGACGGCAAGCTCGGCGGCCAGGCCCAGGTGGCGGGCGTCGCCGGGACGTGGCGCGACCTCACCGACTCGGTCAACCAGATGGCCGACAACCTGACCGACCAGGTCCGCGGGATCTCGCTGGTGGCGACCGCGGTGGCCAACGGCGACCTGACGAAGAAGATCGACGTCGACGCGCGCGGCGAGATCCTGCAGCTGAAGAACACGCTGAACACGATGGTCGACCAGCTCTCGGCGTTCGCCGGGGAGGTCACCCGCGTGGCGCGGGAGGTCGGCTCCGAGGGCAAGCTGGGCGGCCAGGCCGAGGTGGCGGGCGCGGCCGGAACGTGGCGCAGCCTCACCGACTCGGTCAACCAGATGGCCGACAACCTGACCGACCAGGTCCGCAACATCTCGCACGTGACCACGGCCGTGGCGAAGGGCGACCTGACCCAGAAGATCACCGTCGACGCACGTGGCGAGATCCTCGAGCTCAAGACGACCATGAACACGATGGTCGACCAGCTGTCCGCCTTCGCCGACGAAGTCACCCGAGTCGCCCGCGAAGTCGGCACCGAAGGTCAGCTGGGCGGGCAGGCGCAGGTCCCCGGCGTCGCCGGGACGTGGCGTGACCTCACCGGGTCCGTGAACTTCATGGCGAACAACCTGACCACCCAGGTGCGCAACATCGCCCAGGTCGCGACGGCCGTCGCGCGCGGCGACCTGACGCAGAAGATCGCCGTCGACGCCCGGGGCGAGATCCTGGAACTCAAGACCACGCTGAACACGATGGTCGACCAGCTCTCCGCCTTCGCCGACGAAGTCACCCGCGTCGCCCGCGAAGTCGGCACCGAAGGCAAGCTCGGCGGCCAGGCCACCGTGCCCGGCGTCGCCGGGACGTGGAAGGACCTCACCGATAACGTCAACTTCATGGCGAACAACCTGACCGACCAGGTCCGGAACATCGCCACGGTGACGTCGGCGGTCGCGAAGGGCGACCTGACGCAGAAGATCTCGGTCGACGCGCGCGGTGAGATCCTCGAGCTGAAGACCACGCTCAACACGATGGTCGACCAGCTCTCCGCCTTCGCCGACGAAGTCACCCGCGTCGCCCGCGAAGTCGGCACCGAAGGCAAGCTCGGCGGCCAGGCCACCGTCCGCGGCGTCGCGGGCACCTGGAAGGACCTCACGGACAACGTCAACGTCATGGCCACCAACCTGACCGACCAGGTGCGCAGCATCGCCACCGTGGCGGCCGGCGTGGCCAACGGCGACCTGTCGAAGAAGATCTCCATCGACGCCCAGGGCGAGGTCGCGGCACTCGCCGAGACGCTCAACGGCATGGTCGAGACGCTGCGCGCGTTCGCCGACGAGGTCACCCGCGTCTCGCGCGAAGTCGGCACCGAAGGCATCCTCGGCGGCCAGGCCCGGGTCCCCGGCGTCGCCGGGACCTGGAAGGACCTCACCGAGAACGTCAACTTCATGGCGCACAACCTGACCAGCCAGGTGCGCAACATCTCGCAGGTGACCACCGCGGTCGCGAAGGGCGACCTGACGAAGAAGATCGACGTCGACGCCCGCGGCGAGATCCTGGAACTCAAGACCACGATGAACACGATGGTCGACCAGCTCTCGGCGTTCGCCTCCGAGGTCACGCGCGTGGCGCGCGAGGTCGGCACCGAGGGCAAGCTGGGCGGCCAGGCCGAGGTCGACGGCGTGTCGGGCACCTGGCAGCGGCTCACCGAGAGCGTGAACCAGCTGGCGGGCAACCTGACCACGCAGGTCCGCGCGATCGCCCAGGTCGCGACGGCCGTCACGGCAGGCGACCTGACCCGGCACATCACGGTCGACGCGTCCGGCGAGGTCGCCGACCTCAAGGACAACATCAACCAGATGATCGCGAACCTCAAGGAGACGACGAGGACCAACCGCGAGCAGGACTGGCTGAAGACGAACCTCGCGCAGCTGTCGGGCCGGATGCAGGGCCACCGCGACCTGGCGTCGGTCGCCGCGCTGATCCTGTCCGAGCTGGCCCCGCTGGTCCGCGCCCAGCAGGGCGCGTTCTTCCTGGCCCGCGACGACGACCGCGACGGCACGGTGCTCGAGTGCATCGCCGCGTACGGGCTCGCGCAGTCCCGCGCCGGGCTGCGGTTCGCGATGGGCGAGTCGTTGATCGGCCAGGCCGCCGTCGACCAGCGCACGATCCTCGTCCAGGACGCGCCGCCGGAGTACGCGCTGGTGTCGTCCGGGCTCGGCTCGGCGTCGCCGGTGAACCTGATCGTGCTGCCGGTGCTGTTCCAGGGCGAGGTGCTCGGGGTGCTGGAACTGGCTTCGGTCAACGAGTTCAGCACGGTCCACCAGGACCTGCTGGAGCAGCTGCGGCACACCATCGGCGTCAACGTGAACACGATCCTGTCCAACTCGCGGACCGAAGCGCTGCTGACCGAGTCGCAGCGGCTGGCCCAGGAGCTGCGGGCGCGCTCGGAGCAGCTGCAGGCGCAGCAGGGCGAGCTGCGGCGGTCCAACACGGAGCTGGCCGAGAAGGCGGCGCTGCTGGCCCAGCAGAACCGCGACATCGAGGTCAAGAACAGCGAGATCGAGCAGGCGCGCCAGGAGCTGGAGGAGCGTGCCGGGCAGCTCACGGTGGCGTCCCAGTACAAGACCGAGTTCATGGCGAACATGTCGCACGAGCTGCGGACGCCGTTGAACAGCGCGTTGATCCTGGCGAAGCTGCTCTCGGAGAACCCCGAGGGCAACCTGACGGAGAAGCAGATCCAGTTCGCGAAGACGATCTACGCGGCCGGGTCCGATCTGCAGCAGCTGATCAACGACATCCTGGACCTGGCGAAGGTCGAGGCGGGCCGGCTGGACATGCAGATGTCCGACATCACGCTGCCGGAGCTGGTCGACTACGTCGAATCGCTGTGCCGGCCGCTCACCGCGGACAAGGGCCTCGACTTCGCCGTCCACATCGACCCGCCGGTGCCGGGCAGCGTCCACACCGACGAGCACCGCCTCCAGCAGATCCTCCGGAACCTGCTCTCGAACGCGGCGAAGTTCACCGACGAGGGCAGCGTGCGGCTCCACATCCGGGCCGCCGACCCCGCCGAGGTGGAGCAGGAGGCGCTCCGGAACGCGCCGGGCATCATCGCGTTCGCCGTCGAGGACACCGGCATCGGGATCCCGGAGGAGAAGCTGGCGGTCATCTTCGAGGCGTTCCGCCAGGCGGACGGCACGACGAGCCGCAAGTACGGCGGCACCGGCCTGGGGCTGAACATCAGCCAGCAGCTGACGGAGCTCCTGGGCGGCGAGCTGCGCGTGGTGAGCGAACCAGGAGTCGGGTCGACGTTCACGCTGTACCTCCCGGTGGCGGCGGCCAACCTGGTCGACCCGGCGGTGACGGCGCTGTCGTCACCGCGGCTGCCGGCGGTCCCGAGCACGGTCCTGGTCGCCGCCCCGGACGTCACGCCCAAGCGCTTCCACGGCGAAAAGGTCCTGATCGTCGACGACGACCTGCGCAACGTGTTCGCCCTGGCCGCGGTCCTGGAGCAGGCGGGCCTGGAGGTGGTCTACGCGGAGACGGGCGTGGACGGGATCCGGGCGCTGGAGCGCCACGAGGACACCGCGCTGGTCCTGATGGACGTGATGATGCCGGAGCTGGACGGCAACGCGACGATCGCGGCGATCCGCGCGGAGGCGGTCAACGCGGACTTGCCGGTGATCGCGGTGACGGCGAAGGCAACCCCGGAAGACCGGGCCAGGACCCTGGCCAGCGGCGCGGACGACTACATCACGAAGCCGGTGGACACGGACAAGCTACTGGACGTGATAGCGGCGTCCCTGGAGGCGGACGCCGCGTCGTTCGGTGGAGCGGGTGACGGGAATCGAACCCGCGTAGCTAGTTTGGAAGACTAG
- a CDS encoding pentapeptide repeat-containing protein, whose translation MSAATFLGDAHIRWTGTDRPEGDDAYFVGATFTGDTYFDGSPATGNLYLSGATFLGDVYFSEIGDNPPGFTGNVYCTDTTFMKKVYFSRTKFAGDVYFTGTAFEDDAYFTEVTFTNGAYFSRTSTRDREVMGDPTHFAKDVHFDRTTFRNGSDFSGAIFDGDAYLTRTAFAARADFAGATFARDAFFSDSRFATARFHETTFAKGFDAEGSTFDHLDFSRAKFDELQRLGPLVADSILLTRASFKNPVVIEAETTQLSCGGARFTGGAELRVRHGRVDLAEAFFGSASSLSTSAARFSSGDDRESADHRPVLMSLRSTDVSELALTDVDVRWCRFAGAHHLDKLRIEGVSLFHKPPRGRWRTSRQVLFEEHLWRAGLRPREGWLSATPWEPQGGRAEDVGAERLAAVYRSLRKALEDGKNEAGAGDFYYGEQEARRRADATSRVEKIILWAYWLISGYGQRASRATAALLLLVAVVTSLLIGFGLPSPGPASQSTTTTTSSQTVTTTVDLPAQLPPAGQRWTWRRAGDATRIALGAVVFRDAGQKLTTTGTWTVMVARFLGPLLLALTALAIRARVKR comes from the coding sequence TTGTCCGCCGCGACCTTCCTGGGCGACGCCCACATCCGGTGGACCGGCACCGACCGACCGGAGGGCGACGACGCCTATTTCGTCGGCGCGACCTTCACGGGCGACACCTACTTCGACGGCAGCCCGGCCACCGGAAATCTCTACCTTTCCGGCGCCACGTTCCTGGGCGACGTGTACTTCTCCGAAATCGGCGACAACCCACCGGGATTCACCGGGAACGTCTACTGCACCGACACGACCTTCATGAAGAAGGTCTACTTCAGTCGCACCAAATTCGCGGGAGACGTTTACTTCACCGGCACAGCCTTCGAGGACGACGCGTATTTCACCGAGGTCACGTTCACGAACGGCGCCTACTTCTCGCGGACGTCCACCCGTGATCGCGAAGTCATGGGCGATCCAACACACTTCGCCAAAGACGTGCACTTCGACCGGACAACGTTCAGGAACGGCAGCGACTTCTCCGGCGCGATCTTCGACGGTGACGCCTACCTGACGCGCACCGCTTTCGCCGCTCGTGCCGACTTCGCCGGCGCCACGTTCGCCCGCGACGCCTTCTTCTCCGATTCACGCTTCGCGACCGCGCGCTTCCACGAGACCACCTTTGCCAAAGGGTTCGACGCTGAAGGCTCCACGTTCGACCACCTCGACTTCAGCCGCGCGAAGTTCGATGAGCTCCAGCGGCTGGGCCCGCTGGTCGCCGATTCGATCCTCCTCACCCGAGCGTCCTTCAAGAACCCGGTGGTCATCGAAGCGGAGACCACGCAACTGTCCTGTGGCGGTGCGAGGTTCACCGGCGGAGCCGAACTCCGCGTCCGGCACGGCCGGGTGGACCTCGCGGAAGCGTTCTTCGGTTCCGCCTCTTCGCTGTCCACGTCGGCCGCCCGCTTCTCCTCGGGCGACGACCGCGAGTCCGCCGACCACCGGCCGGTCCTCATGTCGCTGCGCAGCACGGATGTCAGCGAACTGGCCCTCACGGACGTCGACGTCCGGTGGTGCCGCTTCGCCGGGGCACACCATCTCGACAAGCTCCGCATCGAAGGCGTCAGCCTGTTCCACAAGCCGCCCCGGGGCAGGTGGCGCACCTCGCGGCAGGTCCTCTTCGAGGAGCACCTCTGGCGCGCTGGTCTCCGGCCACGCGAAGGGTGGCTGAGCGCCACTCCGTGGGAGCCCCAGGGCGGCCGGGCCGAGGACGTGGGCGCCGAACGCCTGGCCGCGGTCTACCGATCGCTCCGGAAAGCGCTGGAGGACGGGAAGAACGAAGCCGGCGCGGGCGACTTCTACTACGGCGAGCAAGAAGCACGGCGTCGCGCCGACGCCACCTCGCGCGTGGAGAAGATCATCCTCTGGGCCTACTGGCTGATCTCCGGATACGGTCAGCGCGCTTCGAGAGCCACGGCGGCGCTCCTGCTCCTCGTCGCCGTGGTCACCAGCCTGCTGATCGGCTTCGGGTTGCCCAGCCCCGGCCCCGCCTCCCAATCGACGACGACCACGACGTCGTCCCAGACGGTGACGACCACGGTGGATCTTCCCGCTCAGCTCCCGCCAGCCGGGCAACGATGGACGTGGCGTCGCGCCGGCGACGCCACGCGCATCGCGCTCGGTGCCGTCGTGTTCCGGGACGCCGGGCAGAAGCTCACGACGACAGGCACCTGGACGGTCATGGTCGCGCGGTTCCTCGGCCCGCTCTTACTCGCTCTGACCGCGCTGGCGATCCGCGCCCGCGTCAAGCGCTGA
- a CDS encoding SDR family oxidoreductase translates to MIVVTGATGNVGRPLVEALAAAGEEVTAVSRRGPYRGDLSDAASLRPAFSGASAVFLLLPPGFRGPLEPVLDQIAGARVVLLSSQGVGTGRHPSVFEDAVRKSGREWTILRPGGFASNALQWAESVRSSRTLSAPFGDVGLPLVDPSDIAAVAAAALVNASHAGRTYELTGPALVTPRDQAAAIGEALGEPVRFLSQTRSEAFSVMSGFMPAEVAEATLDILGTPFPAEQRVSPDVSRVLGRPPRPFSEWAARTAVAFK, encoded by the coding sequence ATGATTGTTGTGACAGGAGCGACGGGAAACGTCGGACGGCCATTGGTGGAAGCGCTGGCGGCGGCGGGTGAAGAAGTGACGGCGGTGTCCCGCCGGGGGCCGTATCGAGGTGACTTGTCGGACGCGGCATCGTTGCGTCCGGCGTTCTCCGGAGCGTCGGCAGTGTTCCTGCTGCTGCCGCCGGGCTTCCGGGGTCCGCTGGAACCGGTGCTGGACCAGATCGCCGGGGCGCGGGTCGTGTTGTTGTCGTCGCAGGGCGTCGGAACGGGCCGTCATCCCTCGGTGTTCGAGGACGCGGTGCGGAAGTCGGGTCGGGAGTGGACGATCCTGCGGCCGGGCGGATTCGCGTCGAACGCGTTGCAGTGGGCGGAAAGCGTGCGTTCGTCGCGGACGCTGTCCGCGCCGTTCGGGGACGTCGGGTTGCCGCTGGTCGACCCGTCGGACATCGCCGCGGTGGCGGCGGCGGCGCTCGTGAACGCCTCGCACGCGGGCCGAACGTACGAACTGACGGGCCCGGCGCTGGTGACACCCCGCGACCAGGCGGCGGCGATCGGAGAAGCGCTGGGGGAGCCGGTGCGGTTCCTCTCGCAGACGCGGTCGGAAGCGTTCTCGGTCATGTCGGGCTTCATGCCCGCCGAGGTGGCGGAGGCAACGCTGGACATCCTGGGGACGCCGTTCCCGGCGGAGCAGCGGGTGAGCCCGGACGTATCGCGGGTGCTGGGTCGCCCACCGCGTCCGTTCTCGGAGTGGGCGGCCCGCACCGCGGTGGCGTTCAAGTGA
- a CDS encoding alpha/beta fold hydrolase: MSPLSYVDVGAGAPVVFLHGNPTSSHLWRTVIPAVPGRRLAPDLIGMGASPRPAIEYSFADHARYLEAWFDALSLDDVVLVGHDWGGALAADWASRHPSRVRGLVFTEAVLKPMTWEEFPPAGAAVFRALKEPGVTDLPEFMLPREYAETYPTAESRIPLLRWAKSLPLGGAPPEVVARIKAFDDWLASTPSIPKLLITFDPGPDTMLTPPTIEWMTSNFASLEVIHHPVTAGHHTPEDQPALIASTLTSWLAQAVSA, encoded by the coding sequence GTGAGTCCTTTGTCCTATGTGGACGTCGGCGCGGGCGCACCGGTAGTGTTCCTGCACGGCAACCCGACATCGTCGCACTTGTGGCGCACCGTGATTCCTGCGGTGCCGGGCCGCCGGCTGGCCCCGGACCTGATCGGCATGGGCGCCTCGCCGCGGCCGGCCATCGAGTATTCGTTCGCCGACCACGCGCGGTACCTGGAGGCGTGGTTCGACGCTCTGTCCTTGGACGACGTGGTCCTGGTGGGCCACGACTGGGGCGGAGCGTTGGCGGCCGACTGGGCATCGCGGCACCCGTCCCGGGTCCGCGGCTTGGTGTTCACGGAGGCGGTCCTGAAGCCGATGACGTGGGAGGAGTTCCCGCCGGCGGGAGCGGCGGTGTTCCGCGCGCTCAAGGAGCCGGGCGTCACCGACCTCCCGGAGTTCATGCTGCCTCGGGAGTACGCGGAGACGTACCCGACCGCGGAGTCGCGGATCCCGTTGCTGCGCTGGGCCAAGTCCCTCCCGCTGGGCGGCGCACCGCCGGAGGTGGTGGCCCGGATCAAGGCATTCGACGACTGGCTGGCATCCACGCCTTCGATTCCGAAACTGTTGATCACGTTCGACCCGGGTCCGGACACGATGCTGACGCCACCGACGATCGAGTGGATGACGTCGAACTTCGCATCGCTGGAGGTGATCCACCACCCGGTAACGGCGGGCCACCACACGCCGGAGGACCAACCGGCGCTGATCGCGTCGACGCTGACGTCCTGGCTCGCTCAGGCCGTCAGCGCTTGA